One genomic window of Coffea eugenioides isolate CCC68of chromosome 1, Ceug_1.0, whole genome shotgun sequence includes the following:
- the LOC113751618 gene encoding probable serine/threonine-protein kinase WNK4 isoform X2 — protein sequence MIYRVHFHHKFDEILGKGAMKTVYKAIDEVLGMEVAWSQVKLSDLLRSAEDLERLYSEVHLLSALHHPSIMKFYTSWIDVERRTFNFITEMFTSGTLRQYKKKYKRVDIRAVKNWARQILEGLVYLHGHDPPVIHRDLKCDNIFVNGHLGQVKIGDLGLAAILRSSQRAHSVIGTPEFMAPELYEENYNELVDVYSFGMSILEMLTSEYPYSECNNPAQIYKKVTLGKKPRAFYKVQDLEAQRFIGKCLETASKRLSAKELMLDPFLMVDDFQDGPLKRIGSQKAFLNDNIGIEDLQLNEDIPETNMTITGKLNPEDDTIFLKVQITDKEGATRNVFFPFDMASDTPMGVAREMVRELDITDWTPSEIADMIDAEISGLLPYSKKWEHSQPPRYHILHYEEEEDHNHPFVDFSSCSSSQVSILDETFDDGSSQSSLQSEKHSNLNYCSDEYDSLRSPRQQKLPATLSTHSSSRFCPGGNSSMAQSLARICPSLSKGMLVSQVTSTASGKCTVDLRKLTRNRSLVDMRSQLLHRSLVEEVSKRRLSKTVGAVEHIGFQDPCRVSKKASGTVNGASSVRVTGDVRRQGQTTRA from the exons ATGATTTATCGAGTCCATTTCCACCATAAA TTTGATGAAATTCTTGGTAAAGGGGCGATGAAAACAGTGTACAAGGCGATTGATGAAGTCCTTGGAATGGAAGTAGCTTGGAGCCAAGTTAAACTCTCTGACTTGCTCCGATCAGCAGAGGACTTGGAGCGACTTTACTCTGAAGTGCACCTGCTCAGCGCACTTCATCACCCTTCAATCATGAAGTTTTACACATCTTGGATTGATGTTGAGCGAAGAACATTCAATTTCATCACTGAAATGTTCACTTCCGGAACTCTTCGACA GTACAAAAAGAAGTATAAGAGAGTGGACATTCGAGCAGTAAAGAATTGGGCTCGCCAAATTCTTGAAGGCCTTGTTTATTTGCATGGCCATGATCCTCCAGTTATCCACAGAGACCTGAAGTGTGATAATATATTTGTCAACGGCCATCTTGGACAAGTGAAGATTGGTGACCTAGGGCTGGCAGCAATTCTTCGTAGTTCTCAACGAGCACACAGCGTTATAG GTACTCCCGAGTTTATGGCGCCTGAGCTATATGAGGAAAACTATAACGAGCTGGTTGATGTTTACTCTTTTGGCATGTCTATCTTAGAGATGCTTACTTCTGAGTATCCATATAGCGAATGCAACAATCCAGCACAAATTTACAAGAAAGTGACATTG GGAAAGAAGCCTAGGGCTTTTTACAAAGTTCAAGACTTGGAAGCTCAGCGGTTCATTGGGAAATGCTTGGAGACCGCTTCAAAGAGGTTATCAGCGAAAGAACTGATGCTTGATCCATTTCTAATGGTGGATGATTTTCAAGATGGGCCTTTGAAAAGGATAGGAAGTCAAAAAGCTTTTCTCAATGACAACATTGGAATTGAGGACCTGCAGTTGAATGAGGATATACCAGAGACCAACATGACCATAACAGGAAAGTTGAACCCCGAGGATGACACCATCTTTCTCAAAGTTCAGATTACTGATAAAGAAG GTGCTACAAGGAATGTATTCTTTCCATTTGATATGGCAAGTGATACTCCCATGGGTGTTGCCCGTGAAATGGTGAGGGAATTAGACATTACAGACTGGACTCCATCTGAAATTGCAGATATGATAGATGCAGAGATATCTGGTCTGCTACCATATTCAAAGAAATGGGAGCATTCTCAGCCACCACGCTACCATATACTTCATTATGAGGAAGAAGAGGATCACAACCACCCTTTCGTTGATTTCTCATCTTGTTCATCATCCCAGGTCTCAATCTTAG ATGAGACATTTGATGATGGCAGCTCTCAGAGCTCTTTGCAATCCGAAAAGCATTCCAACTTGAACTACTGCTCTGATGAATATGATTCCCTGAGAAGCCCAAGGCAGCAAAAGTTGCCTGCCACTTTAAGTACCCACAGTTCTTCAAGGTTCTGTCCTGGAGGGAATTCTAGCATGGCGCAATCCCTTGCTAGAATTTGCCCTTCATTGTCCAAGGGTATGCTAGTTTCACAAGTAACTTCCACAGCTAGTGGTAAATGCACAGTGGACTTGCGCAAATTGACAAGGAACAGATCCCTGGTGGATATGCGCAGCCAGTTGCTGCATCGGTCCTTAGTTGAGGAGGTCAgtaagagacgtttgtcaaagaCTGTTGGTGCAGTGGAACACATAGGGTTTCAAGATCCCTGTCGAGTTTCCAAAAAGGCCTCAGGGACAGTAAATGGTGCAAGTTCTGTGAGAGTCACCGGTGATGTTAGAAGGCAGGGACAGACAACAAGAGCTTAG
- the LOC113777552 gene encoding uncharacterized protein LOC113777552 gives MGDVGRGGDANGVVVMGDERPSSTYDNTSHHQRHPGPDPDPSSIKLENLGVAEETALEVLNAIHPTMDSEEKRKDVIDYVQRLIRNSLGFEVFPYGSVPLKTYLPDGDIDLTIFSSPYVEEFWASDVLSILQREEQNENAEYEVKDTQFIDAEVKLVKCLVQNIVIDISFNQLGGLCTLCFLEQVDRLVGKDHLFKRSIILIKAWCYYESRILGAHHGLISTYALETLVLYIFHLFHPSLHGPFAVLYRFLDYFSKFDWENYCISLNGPVCKSSLPEIVAQTPHNEGTELLVSDEFLRNCMEMFSVPSRDLETNSRLFLPKHLNIIDPLKEYNNLGRSVHRGNFYRIRSAFKYGARKLEQILSLPKDEIADEIQKFFGNTLQRHGRNCGSDTQDYALLFGEGSSTLYSSSPAAVLSEDDMLLRSSTSDLESDGLLMEGHYNSVQLYRCSSDLDSLQTMSEPCYSLGGTPVSRYLCNGDSCDLATHNSLDFRTSNVTSDYSPYINYSGSGFGQYRHLSQLYLPKSYAENGHCSQTYSSDGEEDKLGLDQWLEQEVNHLDLVDTSQSCVDSLDGFCSRSSAVSSPRTNILENLLPDIRERDSGSVVDAEPLNPLANLSGDYDSHIRSLLYGQCCNGFALSAPGLSNPSVLRSRFGNKKPWDTVRHSMPLKQGSFSQMNSSTTIVGSPASSHAPPVSAFPSEEKHKARGTGTYLPIKNCSSRDRPSQGRPRFKATGTPFQSESHTHDNGFVPAFMETNSLPKGGRELLHAWCPVQPRTKSGVSCQSLHSKAGDTCANGFSNSMRRIEFGSLGNLADDVILAPCNACLLSSNNQKNATPDLTKEEARVADQLFGLKNEDEFPPLSL, from the exons ATGGGTGACGTAGGACGGGGTGGGGACGCTAACGGCGTGGTGGTGATGGGGGACGAGCGTCCAAGTTCGACGTATGATAACACCAGCCACCACCAACGGCACCCTGGTCCTGATCCTGATCCCTCCTCAATTAAGCTGGAGAATTTGGGTGTAGCTGAGGAAACCGCCCTGGAAGTACTTAATGCAATTCATCCTACCATGGACTCCGAAGAGAAGCGCAAAGACGTCATCGATTATGTCCAGAGACTCATCCGCAATTCTCTTGGATTTGAg GTTTTCCCATATGGTTCAGTGCCTCTGAAGACTTACCTTCCCGATGGAGATATTGACTTGACCATCTTCAGTAGTCCTTATGTAGAGGAATTTTGGGCCAGCGATGTCCTATCTATTTTGCAAAGAGAAGAGCAGAATGAAAATGCTGAGTATGAAGTGAAGGACACACAATTCATTGATGCCGAG GTTAAACTCGTGAAGTGCCTCGTTCAGAACATTGTTATagatatttcattcaatcaGTTGGGAGGTCTTTGTACGCTTTGTTTTCTTGAGCAG GTTGATCGGCTTGTTGGAAAAGACCATCTCTTCAAACGCAGCATTATTCTGATCAAAGCTTGGTGCTACTATGAGAGCCGTATCCTTGGTGCACATCATGGTCTCATTTCTACATATGCTTTGGAAACACTGGTTCTTTACATATTCCATCTGTTCCATCCCTCTTTACATGGCCCTTTTGCG GTTCTATACAGATTTTTGGATTACTTCAGCAAATTTGACTGGGAGAACTATTGTATTAGCTTGAATGGTCCAGTTTGCAAATCATCCCTTCCTGAAATAGTAG CTCAGACACCACATAATGAAGGAACTGAGTTGTTGGTTAGTGATGAATTCTTAAGAAACTGTATGGAAATGTTCTCAGTTCCGTCCAGAGACCTGGAAACAAACTCTCGACTGTTTTTGCCGAAGCACCTCAACATAATTGACCCCCTGAAAGAATACAACAACCTTGGGCGTAGTGTCCACAGAG GTAACTTTTACCGAATACGTAGCGCTTTCAAATATGGGGCTCGCAAGCTTGAGCAAATTCTTTCATTACCCAAAGATGAAATTGCAGATGAGATCCAGAAATTTTTTGGTAACACTCTGCAGAGGCATGGACGCAATTGTGGGTCTGATACTCAAGATTATGCTTTGCTATTTGGTGAAGGGTCCAGTACACTGTATTCATCTTCTCCTGCTGCAGTTTTGAGTGAGGATGACATGCTTCTGAGATCATCAACTAGCGATTTGGAGAGTGATGGTCTTTTGATGGAAGGGCACTACAATTCTGTACAGCTGTATAGATGTTCCAGTGATTTAGATTCCTTACAGACGATGTCAGAACCCTGCTATTCTCTGGGTGGGACTCCTGTTTCAAGATATCTATGCAATGGGGATTCTTGTGACCTTGCAACGCATAATTCTTTAGACTTCAGGACTTCAAATGTCACATCTGATTATTCACCATATATTAATTATAGCGGTTCAGGTTTTGGCCAATATCGTCACCTATCACAATTGTACTTACCCAAGTCATATGCAGAAAATGGCCACTGCAGCCAGACTTACTCATCTGATGGTGAAGAAGATAAGCTGGGCCTTGATCAATGGCTGGAACAGGAAGTGAATCACTTGGACTTGGTCGACACCTCTCAGTCATGTGTGGATAGCTTAGATGGCTTTTGTTCTCGTAGTTCAGCTGTCTCAAGTCCAAGGACCAATATTCTAGAGAATTTATTACCTGATATTAGAGAAAGGGACTCAGGCAGTGTAGTAGATGCAGAACCTTTAAACCCTTTGGCAAACCTCAGTGGGGACTATGATAGTCATATAAGGAGCTTGTTATATGGACAGTGTTGCAATGGGTTTGCTCTTTCAGCACCCGGGCTTTCCAATCCTTCTGTTTTGCGGTCCCGTTTTGGGAACAAGAAGCCTTGGGATACTGTCCGTCATTCTATGCCTCTTAAGCAGGGCTCATTTTCTCAAATGAACTCAAGCACTACTATTGTGGGATCACCTGCTAGCAGTCATGCACCACCTGTTTCTGCTTTTCCTTCTGAAGAGAAACACAAAGCTCGAGGGACAGGCACTTACTTGCCCATTAAG AATTGTTCTTCCAGGGATAGACCCTCACAAGGTCGGCCTAGGTTTAAGGCAACAGGGACTCCTTTTCAGTCGGAGAGTCACACTCATGACAATGGCTTTGTTCCTGCTTTCATGGAGACAAACTCTTTGCCGAAAGGTGGCCGTGAGCTCTTGCATGCTTGGTGTCCTGTTCAGCCTCGCACAAAGTCTGGTGTATCCTGCCAGTCTCTCCATTCCAAGGCAGGTGATACTTGTGCCAATGGATTCTCCAATTCAATGcgccgaattgaattcggatcCCTTGGGAACCTGGCTGATGATGTGATATTAGCCCCTTGTAATGCTTGTCTCTTAAGTTCGAATAACCAGAAGAATGCTACGCCTGATTTAACTAAAGAAGAAGCAAG GGTTGCAGATCAGCTATTTGGCCTTAAGAATGAAGATGAGTTTCCTCCTTTGTCGCTATGA
- the LOC113751618 gene encoding probable serine/threonine-protein kinase WNK4 isoform X1, with translation MYRAGRLSDRTGSTDESEDDHGYAETDPTGRYGRFDEILGKGAMKTVYKAIDEVLGMEVAWSQVKLSDLLRSAEDLERLYSEVHLLSALHHPSIMKFYTSWIDVERRTFNFITEMFTSGTLRQYKKKYKRVDIRAVKNWARQILEGLVYLHGHDPPVIHRDLKCDNIFVNGHLGQVKIGDLGLAAILRSSQRAHSVIGTPEFMAPELYEENYNELVDVYSFGMSILEMLTSEYPYSECNNPAQIYKKVTLGKKPRAFYKVQDLEAQRFIGKCLETASKRLSAKELMLDPFLMVDDFQDGPLKRIGSQKAFLNDNIGIEDLQLNEDIPETNMTITGKLNPEDDTIFLKVQITDKEGATRNVFFPFDMASDTPMGVAREMVRELDITDWTPSEIADMIDAEISGLLPYSKKWEHSQPPRYHILHYEEEEDHNHPFVDFSSCSSSQVSILDETFDDGSSQSSLQSEKHSNLNYCSDEYDSLRSPRQQKLPATLSTHSSSRFCPGGNSSMAQSLARICPSLSKGMLVSQVTSTASGKCTVDLRKLTRNRSLVDMRSQLLHRSLVEEVSKRRLSKTVGAVEHIGFQDPCRVSKKASGTVNGASSVRVTGDVRRQGQTTRA, from the exons ATGTACAGAGCCGGGAGGTTGTCAGACCGTACGGGCAGTACCGATGAATCAGAGGACGATCATGGATATGCTGAAACTGATCCAACAGGGCGTTACGGTCGA TTTGATGAAATTCTTGGTAAAGGGGCGATGAAAACAGTGTACAAGGCGATTGATGAAGTCCTTGGAATGGAAGTAGCTTGGAGCCAAGTTAAACTCTCTGACTTGCTCCGATCAGCAGAGGACTTGGAGCGACTTTACTCTGAAGTGCACCTGCTCAGCGCACTTCATCACCCTTCAATCATGAAGTTTTACACATCTTGGATTGATGTTGAGCGAAGAACATTCAATTTCATCACTGAAATGTTCACTTCCGGAACTCTTCGACA GTACAAAAAGAAGTATAAGAGAGTGGACATTCGAGCAGTAAAGAATTGGGCTCGCCAAATTCTTGAAGGCCTTGTTTATTTGCATGGCCATGATCCTCCAGTTATCCACAGAGACCTGAAGTGTGATAATATATTTGTCAACGGCCATCTTGGACAAGTGAAGATTGGTGACCTAGGGCTGGCAGCAATTCTTCGTAGTTCTCAACGAGCACACAGCGTTATAG GTACTCCCGAGTTTATGGCGCCTGAGCTATATGAGGAAAACTATAACGAGCTGGTTGATGTTTACTCTTTTGGCATGTCTATCTTAGAGATGCTTACTTCTGAGTATCCATATAGCGAATGCAACAATCCAGCACAAATTTACAAGAAAGTGACATTG GGAAAGAAGCCTAGGGCTTTTTACAAAGTTCAAGACTTGGAAGCTCAGCGGTTCATTGGGAAATGCTTGGAGACCGCTTCAAAGAGGTTATCAGCGAAAGAACTGATGCTTGATCCATTTCTAATGGTGGATGATTTTCAAGATGGGCCTTTGAAAAGGATAGGAAGTCAAAAAGCTTTTCTCAATGACAACATTGGAATTGAGGACCTGCAGTTGAATGAGGATATACCAGAGACCAACATGACCATAACAGGAAAGTTGAACCCCGAGGATGACACCATCTTTCTCAAAGTTCAGATTACTGATAAAGAAG GTGCTACAAGGAATGTATTCTTTCCATTTGATATGGCAAGTGATACTCCCATGGGTGTTGCCCGTGAAATGGTGAGGGAATTAGACATTACAGACTGGACTCCATCTGAAATTGCAGATATGATAGATGCAGAGATATCTGGTCTGCTACCATATTCAAAGAAATGGGAGCATTCTCAGCCACCACGCTACCATATACTTCATTATGAGGAAGAAGAGGATCACAACCACCCTTTCGTTGATTTCTCATCTTGTTCATCATCCCAGGTCTCAATCTTAG ATGAGACATTTGATGATGGCAGCTCTCAGAGCTCTTTGCAATCCGAAAAGCATTCCAACTTGAACTACTGCTCTGATGAATATGATTCCCTGAGAAGCCCAAGGCAGCAAAAGTTGCCTGCCACTTTAAGTACCCACAGTTCTTCAAGGTTCTGTCCTGGAGGGAATTCTAGCATGGCGCAATCCCTTGCTAGAATTTGCCCTTCATTGTCCAAGGGTATGCTAGTTTCACAAGTAACTTCCACAGCTAGTGGTAAATGCACAGTGGACTTGCGCAAATTGACAAGGAACAGATCCCTGGTGGATATGCGCAGCCAGTTGCTGCATCGGTCCTTAGTTGAGGAGGTCAgtaagagacgtttgtcaaagaCTGTTGGTGCAGTGGAACACATAGGGTTTCAAGATCCCTGTCGAGTTTCCAAAAAGGCCTCAGGGACAGTAAATGGTGCAAGTTCTGTGAGAGTCACCGGTGATGTTAGAAGGCAGGGACAGACAACAAGAGCTTAG